In Nicotiana tabacum cultivar K326 chromosome 11, ASM71507v2, whole genome shotgun sequence, a single window of DNA contains:
- the LOC107813145 gene encoding WAT1-related protein At1g68170-like, with product MENYTGFQRVKHVGAMTLAAVLLGGNIILSKVAADDGMTMRVMVAYRWIFATAFLAPIAIVVEWNKRPKLTWTVILQAFLSGLLGGSLFSILFYTSVILTSATFATAIYNLIPAMTFVIAVLLRFENLSFDKASGKAKVMGTMICIGGAMVLTLYKGLEVHMWPIKIDLLHHSNEATSHNKKLPGTFALGIVLAITSCICYSLWIVLLAKVSKNYPCYYSSTALMSLMGSIQSVIFALCFDRESAQWKLGWNRRLFVVVYLGTLGSGIVVILMTWCSQKRGPLFVSVFNPLILLFVALASSLLLDETLYLGSVLGGFFIIMGLYVVLWGKGKDMKASKFIISKEASQKNDLEAPQNQGGQLTGSAATIKQGMPE from the exons ATGGAGAATTATACAGGATTTCAAAGAGTGAAACATGTAGGAGCTATGACTTTGGCAGCAGTGTTGCTAGGAGGAAACATTATATTGTCAAAAGTAGCAGCAGATGATGGTATGACTATGAGAGTTATGGTTGCTTATAGGTGGATCTTTGCCACTGCCTTTCTTGCTCCTATCGCTATCGTCGTTGAATG GAATAAGCGGCCAAAACTAACTTGGACTGTCATTTTGCAAGCATTTCTGTCGGGGCTACTAGG GGGTTCGTTGTTTTCGAtattattttatacaagtgtgataTTGACATCTGCGACGTTTGCAACCGCAATATACAATCTTATTCCAGCAATGACTTTTGTCATAGCAGTCCTTCTCAG GTTCGAGAATTTATCATTTGATAAAGCAAGTGGGAAAGCTAAGGTGATGGGGACAATGATATGTATTGGTGGAGCAATGGTATTGACATTATACAAAGGTTTAGAggtgcatatgtggcctatcaaAATTGATTTGTTACATCATTCTAATGAAGCAACATCACACAATAAGAAATTACCTGGCACTTTTGCTTTGGGAATTGTACTCGCCATTACCTCTTGCATTTGTTATTCACTGTGGATAGTATTATTG GCAAAGGTAAGTAAAAACTACCCATGCTATTACTCAAGTACAGCGTTAATGAGCTTAATGGGATCCATTCAATCAGTCATTTTTGCATTATGCTTCGACAGAGAAAGTGCTCAATGGAAACTTGGTTGGAACAGAAGATTATTCGTTGTTGTCTATCTA GGAACATTAGGGTCTGGAATTGTGGTAATTTTGATGACATGGTGCTCTCAAAAAAGAGGCCCTCTATTTGTCTCTGTCTTCAACCCTTTAATACTGCTTTTTGTGGCATTGGCTAGTTCTTTACTACTTGATGAGACATTGTATCTTGGAAG TGTATTAGGTGGATTTTTTATTATAATGGGCTTATATGTGGTACTAtggggaaaaggaaaagatatgaAGGCGTCAAAGTTTATAATATCCAAGGAAGCATCCCAAAAAAATGATTTAGAAGCTCCTCAAAATCAAG GTGGACAACTTACAGGCTCTGCTGCAACAATAAAGCAAGGCATGCCCGAATAG